The nucleotide sequence GCAGGAACTTAAATATATCAGGACGAAAAAGAAACATATTTATTTACTGGGAAGATTACACGTGTACAAAAACTGGAAAATACATGATGGGGTACACAATTGTCAAACATGTCGTGTGCTGACATTGCTTCAGATTCCGATTTGCCTACAAATCCATGATATATACACAGGAGTAATACACAAAATATGAGCTCTCGGACGCACTCGGCAATCTCTCAAATCACCAACACCAGTCATAACCTTATTATTTCCAAATACATGTGTGAAACAAACAAAACTGCCATCAAAACACAGCAAGGAACACCGACGTTGTTATCGCGTTATCATATGATTGAGATTTGATCATGGGGCAATCGGAAGGGGTGTCTTTAGGTTGTTACCTTTCTTCTTTCTCCACACTAGCTTTCTCCATAGGCTCCCACCTCCCCGTTTCTTGCTGGGCTCTATAGCTAATGAACCAGCCGCTGCATTGTCATCCTGGTATTTACTATTTAGAACAAGGATATTAGGACCCAACGTGGAAGTCGAATTACTGCCAGACTCTTTTGTCGTTAGAGACGTAAAGTCCTTGACGCTAGCACCATCTTCTGCTAACATTTTATCTAGTAATGAGGATCGTTGGTTCGAGTTCCTGTGTGGGGTTTGGCTTGCAGCTTTGGCTGTGGGGGTGTCTGTATCAGAAGGATTAGTGATGACCTTGTCGAAAAGGGCTGCTTCTCTTGGTGAAGCCATTGCCTTCAACTGCTTCCCGAGGTTAAGTATTGTCTCTTGGCATTCGGCCAACTTTTCTGAAGCAGCTGCTATCTCCCAATCCTGAAATTTtgaggggaaaaaaaatatCTACCTTCAGAAGTAAAGAATCAGAATTCTTTGAACTGTAAAAACAGTTACTCGTGTAATATTGCAGCTGAATGACAAGAAAGCACGGTAGAAACATTTTTCGCTTGCACTTGTTTTCTTTCAAAACTGAATTCTCAGTCTACATTTAAGTTGATCACTTTCGATGGTGTTTCTAGTGCGATTACTGTTTCACTGTAGAATTATTAGGTACCTTACAGCAGCTACCATTCACAAATTAAAGATTCTCAAACAAACGTAAATGTATGTACAACAAGAGGATATTAACTCACATTTTGGGCTTTCCTTTCCTCCTGATTAAGATTGGAATTTGGGTTTTTCTTCACACTGCCAATAAAAACATACATCAAATGCATATGAATATTGTAGATAAGTAAAGCTGTAATTTGTATGTGCGTGTGTGTATTTGTGGTTTATGTCAGCATTTGTACCTATCAAGCTGAAGCTGTAGTTCCAGGCATGTAGCCTCCAACTCTGCACAGCAGTTGTATTTATTCTGCAGTTGAACTTCTAGGGATGAAAACTTTTGGAGAGCTTCGTTTAATTCAACTCTGGCCTCAGTAAGCTGCGTTTCAAGATCTTCATTCATCATCTTGTGATTTTTAAAATGATCTTCAACGATTTCCTTTGACTCTCTTAAACATTGTAACTCTGTTCTCAAGCTGGCAATAGCTTTTTCAGATTCCTTGAGCTGGTTCATCAGGTATTCGCTCTTATCACTAGCCGACTGAAGTCTCCCTTCCAACTCCCTCCTTTCAGATTCTAAATTCACCAGTTCATTATTTAactttctgttttcttttaccAGATTGGCCTGCAGCTCTTCTATTTGTATAATATGGCCATTTGAAAAGTGACCAACCGCTCCAGCTTCTCCTTCGGTTTCACTTCGTGTATCATCCCAATCAAATTCCTTCTTAATTGCATCCTTCATGCTTGAAACATCTTGAAGTGAAAAGCAGTGGTTTAAAATCCAGTCCAATGCAGCAGTTAATTCTTTGGCAAATTTTTCGAGACCAGCCCTTCCATTCAACAGATCATAGCAAGCATGAACAAACTGTTGTAAAAGATCACCGAGTTCAGAAGCTTTCCACTGGAAAACACGAACCATGTAGCCTGCATTTTCCGAGTTTTTATATGTCAACACGTTTCCATCCTTCCTGGACCCATCCTCTGGGTTATTATCTGGAGATGGCACGTGGATTCCTTCAATAAGCTCAATTAGTTTACATAATGACTTACTCAGATCTGGCTGGAACTGCGGATTACTCTTCTGTGGGTTTAAGATGTCCACATCACTTACTCCTCTGGGTGAAGCATTTACTAGAGATTTATCTGAACCTTTCCATGAGGTGCAGCTCTTAACAGAGGAAGGATTCAATGCATCAAGATGGCTTCGATTTGTCCTTGCATTAACAAATTCACCAGGCTTTGGTTCTTCTGTACATGCCAAAGCTATTCTTAAGTCTTCAAGTATCTGTTCGGGGTTTCTTCCTGCAACACGGTTGTGCTCCATCACCAGTTTCACTATATCCTCAACCCAATGAGGAGCTTTGCCATTGACAATATTGTTAAACCTGGTCTCCCTGTTTGACAAACTGAAGCCTGACTCACCGTCCGAAATAGGGaccatcttgctgcccacaagTTCGGAGGAATACTCAGATTCCAAGGGGGGTGCAAATGCATGGACTGAAGAAACAGGAGGACCAGCACTTTGTTTGTCAGCAGAAACGACTGCTAATTTTTCCATTTCAACAAAGTCATCCATCAGATTTATGTCTGAAGTTCCTACAGTTTTGTTCGTCAGAgatcctttttgtttttcagttCTGAAGTGCTCCAGTTCTGTAATCAAGGCAGATGCCCATGAATCAGCACAACTAACCTTATCATCGCTGCCAATATCAGACATAGATGCTACAGAGACCTCTTGTAACAGAAGATTACTCCTCATTGACTCCATGGTTGCATGGCCTTTTAACGATTCTTCAAGCGGTGTCTCAGATTGTGATAATTTAGAAGCTACACGAGCATACATGTTTCTGGAGAACTGGAGTTCATTTAACTTCTTATTGAGTGCTTCCTTGAGAGTCTGGTTTTCTTCTTCCATAGCATATAACTGCTCGGTCAAAATGTTAACCTTTTGGCTGGGAGTCTCAGGAAAGTTATCAACTGTGGAATCATTCAACTTTCCCCTCCGCATGTCAACAGAGTCCCGTCCTAGCATTTCcacttcatttttcatttttgccaAAGCAGCAGGGCCTGGTAACCGCTTCCGGACTAGGAGC is from Pyrus communis chromosome 10, drPyrComm1.1, whole genome shotgun sequence and encodes:
- the LOC137748464 gene encoding filament-like plant protein 7, producing the protein MDHKPWLWRKKAADKTNAAAEGDKVNVSVKGNEEEVEAHQAEKAELENNLKALSDKLASALSECNSKDALVKKHAKMAQDAVQGWEKVEADAGFLKHQLDKSFQVRAAGEERIAQLDGALKDCMQQLRFVREEQEQRVHEAMMKASREFEKSKMALEEKLAETTRRLSKISAENTHLSNALFVKDKLIEDLRKQLTQVEADFNALTLRLQSTEKDNASLKYEVRVLEKELEIRNEEREFNRRTADASHKQNLEGAKKIAKLESECQRLRLLVRKRLPGPAALAKMKNEVEMLGRDSVDMRRGKLNDSTVDNFPETPSQKVNILTEQLYAMEEENQTLKEALNKKLNELQFSRNMYARVASKLSQSETPLEESLKGHATMESMRSNLLLQEVSVASMSDIGSDDKVSCADSWASALITELEHFRTEKQKGSLTNKTVGTSDINLMDDFVEMEKLAVVSADKQSAGPPVSSVHAFAPPLESEYSSELVGSKMVPISDGESGFSLSNRETRFNNIVNGKAPHWVEDIVKLVMEHNRVAGRNPEQILEDLRIALACTEEPKPGEFVNARTNRSHLDALNPSSVKSCTSWKGSDKSLVNASPRGVSDVDILNPQKSNPQFQPDLSKSLCKLIELIEGIHVPSPDNNPEDGSRKDGNVLTYKNSENAGYMVRVFQWKASELGDLLQQFVHACYDLLNGRAGLEKFAKELTAALDWILNHCFSLQDVSSMKDAIKKEFDWDDTRSETEGEAGAVGHFSNGHIIQIEELQANLVKENRKLNNELVNLESERRELEGRLQSASDKSEYLMNQLKESEKAIASLRTELQCLRESKEIVEDHFKNHKMMNEDLETQLTEARVELNEALQKFSSLEVQLQNKYNCCAELEATCLELQLQLDSVKKNPNSNLNQEERKAQNDWEIAAASEKLAECQETILNLGKQLKAMASPREAALFDKVITNPSDTDTPTAKAASQTPHRNSNQRSSLLDKMLAEDGASVKDFTSLTTKESGSNSTSTLGPNILVLNSKYQDDNAAAGSLAIEPSKKRGGGSLWRKLVWRKKKGNNLKTPLPIAP